A genomic window from Paenibacillus sp. FSL K6-0276 includes:
- the asnB gene encoding asparagine synthase (glutamine-hydrolyzing) codes for MCGIAGILKCNGQPPQEETLKQMTGAMNHRGPNHEGVWLDSRIGLGFRRLSIIDLRDGNQPMTNEDRSLWIVFNGEIYNYKTLRDQLKLKGHHFQTQSDTEVIVHLYEEYGKDCVHHLRGMFSFAIWDVKEQTLFAARDHFGIKPLYYYKDENNLLFASEIKSILAVQGVPRKLQYQSLFSYLTFQYVPQPDTMFEHIYKLGPAERVFVNSEGEMKIEKYWEPHFHPVERSLADYAEEIQWKLKESVNLHLQSDVNRGCFLSSGIDSTAIAAMMRAEESTKTFSIGFEGENNETIIANQTAAKLGTDHYFHILSTKDFFESIPKTVWHLDEPIADPSAIALYHLNQLAKEHVTVVLSGEGADELFGGYRIYREPDALKAISWMPNFIKTTLRKSLNMYPYNFYGKNYILRGLTPLEERFFGNANIFNKSAKMNLLHESVHAQRSFLHATDIVKPFYEKTVHLDPTTRMQFIDMNFWLPGDILSKADKLSMAHSLELRVPFLDKEVFETASKIPVSNRIGNKTTKLALRKAMEGIVPDAIVNRPKLGFPVPIRDWLKTPISNIIFEQIRYSGIEEIFNMNIIEEMFIQHRSNKGDFSRRIWLIYIFSVWYTLFMKEDLKQLNNATQ; via the coding sequence ATGTGCGGAATAGCTGGAATATTAAAGTGTAATGGACAACCACCACAAGAAGAAACCTTAAAACAAATGACAGGTGCAATGAATCACCGAGGTCCTAATCATGAAGGAGTATGGCTCGACTCTCGAATTGGGCTCGGTTTTCGTAGGTTATCCATTATAGATTTGCGTGATGGCAATCAACCGATGACGAATGAAGATCGTTCCCTTTGGATTGTTTTTAATGGTGAAATCTATAATTATAAAACACTACGAGATCAGCTTAAGCTAAAGGGACATCACTTTCAAACGCAATCAGATACAGAGGTCATTGTGCATTTATATGAGGAATACGGCAAGGACTGTGTCCATCATTTACGTGGAATGTTTAGTTTTGCGATTTGGGATGTTAAGGAACAGACCCTTTTTGCTGCTAGAGATCATTTTGGCATCAAGCCTTTATATTATTACAAAGATGAGAATAATCTTTTATTTGCTTCGGAAATTAAAAGCATACTTGCTGTTCAAGGAGTGCCTAGAAAGCTTCAGTATCAAAGTTTATTCAGCTACTTAACTTTTCAGTATGTGCCACAACCCGATACGATGTTTGAACATATTTATAAGTTAGGACCTGCAGAGCGAGTATTTGTTAACTCGGAAGGCGAAATGAAGATCGAGAAATATTGGGAACCCCATTTTCATCCGGTAGAACGATCTTTAGCAGACTATGCGGAAGAAATTCAGTGGAAATTGAAAGAGTCTGTAAACCTTCATTTACAAAGTGATGTGAATAGAGGGTGTTTTTTGTCCAGTGGAATTGACTCCACAGCGATAGCTGCAATGATGAGAGCAGAAGAATCCACAAAAACCTTTTCTATTGGATTTGAAGGAGAGAACAACGAAACGATCATTGCAAATCAAACGGCAGCCAAACTGGGAACGGATCATTATTTTCATATCTTATCTACAAAAGACTTTTTTGAGAGTATACCGAAAACGGTCTGGCATCTAGATGAGCCTATCGCAGATCCTTCCGCAATTGCACTCTATCATCTAAATCAGCTTGCAAAAGAACATGTCACGGTTGTCTTATCAGGTGAAGGTGCGGATGAATTATTCGGAGGATACCGAATTTATAGAGAGCCAGACGCATTAAAAGCAATATCATGGATGCCCAATTTCATTAAGACTACGTTACGAAAATCATTAAACATGTACCCTTACAACTTTTATGGTAAAAATTATATACTTCGGGGACTGACACCTTTAGAAGAGCGTTTTTTCGGTAATGCTAATATCTTTAACAAAAGCGCAAAGATGAACTTGCTCCATGAATCGGTACATGCTCAAAGAAGTTTTTTACATGCCACCGATATTGTTAAGCCTTTTTATGAAAAGACAGTACACCTAGACCCAACGACAAGAATGCAATTTATTGATATGAATTTTTGGTTACCCGGCGATATTTTGTCAAAAGCAGATAAGCTGTCCATGGCACATTCTTTAGAATTAAGAGTACCGTTTTTAGATAAAGAGGTTTTTGAAACGGCTAGTAAGATTCCTGTATCCAATCGGATTGGCAACAAAACAACAAAACTCGCTTTGCGTAAAGCTATGGAAGGAATCGTTCCGGATGCTATTGTGAATCGCCCGAAATTAGGATTTCCCGTACCGATTCGTGATTGGCTCAAGACTCCAATTTCGAATATAATATTTGAGCAAATACGATACAGCGGTATTGAAGAAATATTCAATATGAATATCATCGAAGAGATGTTTATCCAGCATCGGAGTAATAAAGGTGACTTTTCGCGTAGAATATGGTTAATTTACATTTTTTCAGTGTGGTACACTCTTTTTATGAAAGAAGATCTGAAGCAATTAAATAATGCCACGCAGTGA
- a CDS encoding alpha/beta hydrolase, producing MMKKTVFFLLKAIGVIVIAIVLFLAIVFTVNVICNKLEKGKIEPYGQQVPVDGKNMNVTIQGNGEETVVLLPGYGTAAPGIDFKPLVDELSPFYKVVVIEPFGYGLSDVTEKERSIENIVSELHECLQQLNIDRYILMGHSISGIYGLDYVNKYENEVSAFVGIDSSVPAQGGGDELPIATLKSLKQSGFYRLLVKLDPAQIITPDVDDKTKEQNRMISLKNMMNPNTISEAEHFTSNFKAAETLKFPKELPVVFFLVKDTTDVEGWETLHEEQIKDSLHGKMMMFEGDHYLHHTRSKEIAQNFRSFMSEIK from the coding sequence ATGATGAAAAAGACAGTTTTCTTTTTACTAAAAGCAATAGGAGTTATAGTCATAGCCATAGTGCTTTTTCTAGCCATTGTTTTTACGGTTAATGTGATCTGCAACAAATTGGAGAAAGGTAAAATTGAACCATATGGTCAGCAAGTACCTGTAGACGGAAAAAACATGAATGTCACGATTCAAGGAAATGGTGAAGAGACGGTGGTATTACTACCAGGATACGGAACTGCAGCGCCGGGTATTGATTTCAAGCCGCTAGTTGACGAGTTATCTCCATTTTACAAAGTGGTTGTGATTGAGCCATTTGGCTATGGATTAAGTGATGTCACCGAAAAAGAACGAAGTATTGAAAATATTGTGAGTGAATTACATGAATGTTTACAACAATTAAATATAGACCGTTATATTCTGATGGGGCACTCCATATCCGGAATTTATGGTCTAGACTATGTGAACAAATACGAAAACGAAGTTAGTGCATTCGTGGGGATCGACAGCAGTGTACCGGCACAAGGGGGCGGGGATGAACTTCCAATAGCAACCTTAAAATCACTTAAACAATCAGGTTTCTACAGATTGCTGGTTAAACTCGATCCAGCCCAAATCATTACACCAGACGTTGATGATAAAACTAAAGAGCAAAATAGAATGATTTCACTTAAAAACATGATGAATCCAAACACCATTAGCGAAGCAGAGCATTTCACAAGTAATTTTAAAGCCGCTGAAACTTTAAAGTTCCCTAAAGAACTTCCTGTAGTGTTCTTCTTAGTGAAAGATACTACGGATGTTGAAGGCTGGGAAACTTTACATGAAGAACAGATAAAAGATTCTTTACATGGGAAGATGATGATGTTTGAAGGAGATCATTATTTACACCATACACGATCGAAAGAAATCGCCCAGAACTTCAGAAGCTTCATGAGTGAAATAAAATAA
- a CDS encoding DUF896 domain-containing protein, with the protein MITSLTRINELARKEREEGLTKSEWVEQIVLREDYLREIRGQVRNSLSGVTIVDPEGNDVTPEKIRLSRKETLN; encoded by the coding sequence ATGATTACCAGTTTGACTCGAATCAATGAACTAGCCCGGAAAGAACGTGAAGAAGGTCTGACAAAGAGTGAGTGGGTTGAACAGATCGTTTTGCGTGAAGATTACCTACGTGAAATTCGTGGACAAGTTCGTAACAGTCTATCAGGAGTGACGATTGTTGATCCTGAGGGAAATGATGTTACGCCTGAAAAGATTCGTTTATCCCGCAAAGAAACATTGAACTAA
- a CDS encoding MarR family transcriptional regulator, whose amino-acid sequence MIEDEIRELLDKISAKMRRDYAELLRELNLHVGQEQLLCRLWREDGMTQIQLSERLNCEPPTITNMVKSLENHGFVVRKRDPEDGRVSRVYLTLAGRNLCEPVEQIWNKQLDKLLAGILPEERLLLRRLMKQMADNLS is encoded by the coding sequence GTGATTGAAGATGAGATAAGAGAACTACTTGATAAAATTTCAGCGAAAATGCGTAGAGATTATGCAGAGCTTCTGAGGGAACTTAATCTTCATGTTGGCCAAGAACAGTTATTATGCCGACTATGGAGAGAGGATGGAATGACACAAATACAGCTGAGTGAACGTTTGAACTGTGAACCTCCCACAATTACGAACATGGTAAAATCACTTGAAAATCATGGGTTTGTTGTTCGAAAAAGAGATCCTGAAGATGGCAGAGTAAGCCGAGTATACCTAACGCTAGCCGGACGTAATCTTTGCGAACCTGTGGAACAAATATGGAACAAGCAGCTGGATAAATTATTAGCAGGGATTCTACCCGAAGAACGTTTATTATTAAGAAGGCTTATGAAACAAATGGCTGATAATTTATCTTGA
- a CDS encoding HAMP domain-containing sensor histidine kinase yields the protein MPKMIYSFRTKMIMLLMASMLVSGGITFLIYKALQRYYRSEVKFENPLTQIRYVIRDIGDVNTFLIIFIPLAILFFFLFTKPYAKYFTEISKGIHQLASGDFSERVDIPSKDEFGMIGQDINLAIENLQEAIERGDIAESSKDQLVLNLAHDLRTPLTSVIGYLDLILKDEQLTPEQTRHYTTIAYTKSQRLEKLIDELFEITRMNYGKLKLEKTSIDLSELLLQLNEELYPVFEKNSLTSRLDVTQPLKIYGDGELLARVFENLLTNAARYGNDGQFIDIHGYLDQNDVVVEVINYGNCIEPEELPRIFDMFYTGDRARTHPTGSTGLGLFIIKNIVEQHDGTVSAHSSVVRTLFEVRLPQNSN from the coding sequence ATGCCTAAAATGATATATAGTTTTCGGACTAAAATGATTATGTTGCTAATGGCCAGTATGCTAGTATCTGGTGGAATAACCTTTTTAATCTATAAAGCTCTCCAGCGATATTATCGCTCTGAGGTAAAGTTTGAGAATCCATTAACCCAAATTCGCTATGTAATAAGAGATATTGGAGATGTGAATACATTTTTAATTATCTTTATACCACTTGCCATTTTATTCTTCTTTTTATTCACTAAACCGTATGCAAAATACTTCACAGAAATCTCAAAGGGGATTCATCAGCTAGCGTCAGGTGATTTCTCAGAACGAGTAGATATACCCTCCAAAGATGAGTTTGGGATGATTGGACAAGATATCAATCTGGCAATTGAGAATCTACAGGAAGCCATTGAGCGGGGAGACATTGCCGAGAGCAGTAAAGATCAACTCGTGTTGAACCTAGCGCATGATCTGCGTACACCGCTAACCTCGGTTATTGGTTATTTGGATTTGATTTTGAAGGACGAACAATTAACTCCCGAACAGACCAGACATTACACAACGATTGCTTATACCAAATCTCAACGCTTGGAAAAATTAATCGATGAGCTGTTTGAAATCACACGAATGAATTACGGAAAGCTTAAACTCGAGAAGACCTCGATCGATCTCAGTGAGCTTCTCTTACAATTAAACGAAGAATTATATCCAGTCTTTGAGAAAAATAGTCTTACTTCCAGATTGGATGTAACTCAGCCACTGAAGATTTATGGTGACGGGGAATTGTTAGCACGTGTATTTGAGAACCTTCTCACGAATGCAGCTCGTTACGGAAATGACGGTCAATTTATTGATATTCACGGTTACTTGGATCAAAACGATGTAGTCGTTGAAGTTATCAATTATGGAAATTGTATTGAGCCGGAAGAACTGCCACGTATTTTTGATATGTTTTACACGGGTGATCGTGCACGAACACATCCGACAGGAAGCACGGGACTTGGCTTGTTTATTATTAAAAATATAGTAGAGCAGCATGATGGAACCGTATCTGCGCATAGCAGCGTAGTTCGCACACTCTTTGAAGTACGCCTCCCGCAAAATAGTAATTGA
- a CDS encoding succinylglutamate desuccinylase/aspartoacylase family protein, with protein MIIESHTLASSTSHATPYYVIRGELPGPVFMVVSGIHGNETASIHAAHNIVNRLRQGEQYVHRGTLIIVPLMNQKAYRKRIRGVPDLNRTFPRFRNESASHPLSSLASISTALSTHLVS; from the coding sequence ATGATCATTGAGAGCCATACTTTAGCATCGTCCACATCCCATGCCACCCCTTATTATGTGATCAGAGGTGAGCTACCTGGTCCTGTGTTTATGGTGGTGTCCGGCATACACGGGAATGAAACGGCAAGCATACATGCTGCTCATAACATCGTGAATCGCTTGAGACAAGGAGAGCAATATGTTCACCGAGGAACTCTTATTATTGTTCCCCTCATGAATCAAAAAGCTTATCGCAAACGAATTCGAGGAGTGCCAGATTTGAACCGAACGTTTCCACGTTTTCGGAACGAATCTGCAAGCCATCCGTTATCCAGCCTTGCTTCAATTAGTACGGCGTTATCGACCCACCTGGTATCTTGA
- a CDS encoding alpha-glucosidase/alpha-galactosidase yields the protein MSKITFIGAGSTVFAKNVLGDCMRTPALQGFELALFDIDLQRLKDSENMLNNIKESSGSTCVIKSYTDRKEALRGAKYVINAIQVGGYDPCTITDFEIPKKYGLRQTIADTVGIGGIFRNLRTIPVMLDFAADVREVCPDALFMNYTNPMAVLTNVMNTYGGVKTVGLCHSVQHCIPGLFEHLGMDQTGVQAKIAGINHMAWLLEVTKDGEDLYPEIKRRAAEKQKEHHGDMVRYEMMLKFGYYITESSEHNAEYHPYFIKRNYPELIERFQIPLDEYPRRCVDQIERWQQMREELVNNKELVHERSHEYASYIMEAIETNVPFKIGGNVMNTGLITNLPNEACVEVPCLVDSCGVTPTFVGDLPPQCAALNRTNINTQLLTIEAAITHKKEHIYHAAMLDPHTSAELSMDDITNMCDELIAAHGDWLPAYK from the coding sequence ATGTCTAAAATTACATTTATCGGAGCGGGTAGTACCGTATTTGCCAAGAACGTATTGGGTGATTGCATGAGAACACCAGCCCTTCAGGGTTTTGAGCTTGCATTGTTTGATATTGATCTTCAGCGTCTTAAAGATTCTGAGAATATGCTGAACAATATAAAAGAAAGTAGTGGTAGCACCTGTGTCATAAAATCCTATACGGATCGCAAAGAAGCCTTACGCGGAGCTAAATATGTGATTAATGCGATTCAAGTTGGAGGTTATGATCCTTGTACCATTACGGACTTTGAAATTCCGAAGAAATATGGCTTGCGTCAGACGATTGCGGACACGGTTGGTATAGGTGGTATTTTCCGCAACTTACGTACCATTCCAGTCATGCTGGATTTTGCTGCAGACGTAAGAGAGGTTTGTCCAGATGCGCTTTTCATGAACTATACGAATCCTATGGCAGTACTGACCAATGTGATGAACACCTATGGTGGCGTGAAGACCGTTGGATTATGTCATAGTGTACAGCATTGTATTCCAGGCTTGTTCGAACATCTCGGAATGGATCAGACAGGGGTACAGGCTAAGATTGCCGGGATTAACCATATGGCTTGGCTATTGGAGGTTACGAAGGACGGAGAGGATTTATACCCGGAAATCAAACGCCGCGCCGCTGAGAAGCAGAAAGAGCATCACGGAGATATGGTTCGTTATGAAATGATGCTTAAATTTGGTTACTACATTACGGAGTCTTCGGAACATAACGCAGAGTATCATCCTTATTTTATCAAACGTAATTATCCGGAGCTCATCGAACGTTTCCAAATTCCACTCGACGAGTATCCTCGCCGCTGTGTAGATCAAATTGAACGCTGGCAGCAAATGCGTGAGGAATTAGTAAATAACAAAGAGCTTGTGCATGAACGTTCGCATGAATATGCATCTTACATCATGGAAGCCATCGAAACGAATGTACCTTTCAAAATAGGCGGCAATGTTATGAATACAGGTCTTATCACTAATTTGCCAAACGAAGCTTGTGTAGAGGTTCCGTGTCTTGTAGACAGCTGTGGAGTAACTCCAACCTTCGTAGGTGATCTGCCTCCGCAGTGTGCAGCACTGAATCGTACGAACATTAATACACAATTGCTCACAATTGAAGCAGCGATTACGCATAAGAAGGAGCATATCTATCACGCTGCTATGCTCGATCCGCACACATCTGCCGAGCTGTCGATGGATGATATTACTAACATGTGTGACGAGCTGATTGCTGCGCATGGAGACTGGTTGCCAGCGTATAAATAA
- a CDS encoding AraC family transcriptional regulator: protein MASEHYHFTAGFNLAPDEPDLTVLFSGEGKPVPGHKMGPSVHDYYLIHTVIEGKGVFQSGSNSQVCGTGDTFVIFPGALFSYQADMEQPWTYVWVALQGEAVQQLLKEVGITPDKPLIHLDNLIEIHNLYEHIRFSFQQSAYPRLESLEASGWLRLLVHKFGLANISSLTPKSAQLPDVIDRQINQAIRWISLQFHQQISIDHMASSLGYHRAHLSKAFKQKIGMSPKQYLLKVRMDKAKELLGGTLTIDQVSSSVGFNDALYFSKQFRKWSGMSPSEYRNHLRSGT from the coding sequence ATGGCTTCAGAGCATTATCATTTCACAGCAGGGTTTAATCTTGCTCCAGATGAACCCGACCTGACTGTATTGTTCAGCGGTGAAGGCAAACCGGTCCCTGGACATAAGATGGGGCCTTCTGTTCACGATTACTACCTTATACATACCGTAATTGAAGGAAAGGGCGTGTTTCAGAGTGGAAGTAACTCTCAGGTATGTGGTACGGGAGATACCTTTGTTATTTTCCCAGGGGCATTATTCAGCTATCAGGCAGACATGGAACAGCCTTGGACTTATGTTTGGGTGGCCTTGCAAGGGGAAGCCGTTCAACAGCTATTAAAAGAAGTGGGGATTACACCGGACAAGCCGTTAATACACTTAGATAACCTTATAGAGATACATAACTTGTATGAACATATTCGTTTTTCCTTTCAGCAGTCTGCTTATCCAAGGTTGGAAAGTTTGGAGGCTTCTGGGTGGCTGCGCCTTTTGGTGCACAAATTCGGCCTTGCGAACATAAGTTCGCTCACCCCTAAATCCGCACAATTACCAGATGTTATCGACCGCCAGATCAATCAAGCGATCCGCTGGATCTCTCTCCAATTTCATCAACAGATCAGTATCGACCACATGGCATCCTCTCTTGGTTATCATAGGGCACACCTCTCTAAGGCCTTTAAGCAAAAGATTGGAATGTCACCCAAGCAATATTTGTTAAAGGTTCGCATGGATAAAGCAAAGGAACTGCTTGGAGGAACGCTCACTATCGACCAGGTATCCTCTTCGGTCGGTTTCAATGACGCGTTGTATTTTTCCAAGCAGTTCCGTAAATGGAGCGGCATGTCCCCCAGTGAATATCGAAACCATCTTCGATCTGGCACATGA
- a CDS encoding GrpB family protein, giving the protein MAEKTKVVEVVPYDPEWKVEFNRIRDQLLSYVGDLIITIEHVGSTSIEGLAAKPIIDLDLVMDSYDVLPQIIERLQQHGYEHQGNLGIEGREAFKRRQADEFMKYHLYVCPKDGKGYLEHIAFRNYLRSNESALQAYAEVKQRLAVQYRYDIDAYCEGKTAFVTSILSKTMK; this is encoded by the coding sequence ATCGCTGAGAAGACAAAAGTCGTAGAAGTTGTCCCGTATGACCCAGAGTGGAAAGTAGAATTCAATAGAATAAGAGATCAGCTGTTATCTTATGTCGGAGATCTCATTATTACGATTGAGCATGTGGGTAGTACTTCTATTGAAGGGCTCGCAGCTAAACCTATCATAGATCTTGATCTTGTGATGGATAGCTACGATGTACTCCCACAAATTATAGAACGTTTACAGCAGCATGGTTATGAACATCAAGGGAACTTGGGAATAGAAGGCAGAGAAGCCTTCAAAAGACGTCAAGCGGACGAATTTATGAAATATCATCTGTATGTATGCCCTAAGGATGGAAAAGGGTACTTGGAGCATATCGCATTCAGAAACTATCTTCGTTCGAATGAGTCAGCGCTTCAAGCGTATGCAGAGGTCAAACAGCGTCTGGCGGTACAATACCGCTACGATATTGATGCTTACTGTGAAGGAAAGACAGCATTTGTCACCTCGATTTTATCCAAAACCATGAAATGA
- a CDS encoding GNAT family N-acetyltransferase: MHQNDQIMTRLRKEPLKNVSLLKMITSFHEVMESHLVEHGDQWGVLLLLPATAYAYDHRVYPQADYIVFMDYSNPELFPALLQLLPLKAKFVFKLQDVKYTKALSAHFSIEKVRGFFSYSTTEGQIFPKDKEVVINHLVDDRLIPLWAANHYTKDEIEDYFQSGAFSVSIFQGDNPVSTCLAFRNEETIWEIGAVHTLESSQRNGYAKKVVRTAIQETLALGFIPRYHVLETNQASIKLAESIGLVPCVHLEHWINYIQ; the protein is encoded by the coding sequence ATGCACCAGAACGACCAAATTATGACCAGATTGCGCAAGGAACCATTGAAGAATGTGAGTTTGTTAAAAATGATAACCTCTTTCCACGAAGTCATGGAGTCTCACCTGGTAGAGCATGGAGATCAGTGGGGCGTTTTATTGCTTCTTCCAGCCACAGCATACGCATATGATCATAGAGTATATCCTCAAGCCGATTACATCGTATTTATGGATTACAGCAACCCTGAGTTATTTCCGGCTCTACTTCAACTGTTGCCCCTGAAAGCGAAGTTTGTATTTAAATTGCAAGATGTGAAGTATACGAAGGCATTGTCCGCGCATTTTTCTATAGAGAAAGTTCGAGGGTTCTTCTCTTATAGTACAACTGAGGGACAAATCTTTCCGAAGGACAAAGAAGTTGTAATCAATCACTTGGTTGATGACAGGTTAATTCCGCTGTGGGCCGCTAATCATTACACCAAAGATGAAATAGAAGACTATTTTCAAAGTGGGGCTTTTTCCGTGTCGATCTTTCAAGGCGATAATCCAGTCAGTACCTGTCTTGCGTTTCGTAATGAAGAAACCATTTGGGAAATCGGCGCTGTACATACTTTAGAATCTTCTCAGAGAAACGGGTACGCTAAAAAAGTGGTTCGAACAGCTATTCAGGAAACTTTAGCGCTTGGTTTTATTCCACGCTATCACGTTCTTGAAACGAATCAAGCGTCCATCAAATTAGCTGAATCTATTGGACTTGTCCCTTGTGTACATCTCGAACACTGGATTAACTACATTCAATAA
- a CDS encoding DUF4190 domain-containing protein — MNGKSIAGFVLGILSIVVPYIGFLLGIVAIILSAISLKEIRIRYEQGRGLAIAGLVCGIVGTLIYAILILLFLLFVYAASSYPPY; from the coding sequence ATGAATGGCAAGTCAATTGCTGGTTTCGTCTTAGGAATTCTGTCCATAGTTGTGCCTTATATCGGATTTTTGTTAGGGATTGTAGCGATTATACTTTCTGCCATATCACTGAAAGAGATCCGGATTCGGTATGAGCAAGGAAGAGGCCTAGCCATCGCGGGTCTGGTATGTGGAATTGTCGGTACGCTTATTTACGCAATCTTGATTTTACTTTTCCTTTTGTTTGTATATGCAGCTTCTAGTTACCCCCCTTACTGA